A single Vicugna pacos chromosome 15, VicPac4, whole genome shotgun sequence DNA region contains:
- the LOC102528338 gene encoding prolyl-tRNA synthetase associated domain-containing protein 1, with protein MAGVELRAALEQRLSALAIRTEVVEHPEVFTVEEMMPHIQHLKGAHSKNLFLKDKKKKGYWLVTVLHDRQINLNDLAKQLGVGSGNLRFADETAMLEKLKVGQGCATPLALFCDDGDVKFVLDSAFLDGGHEKVYFHPMTNAATMGLSPEDFLTFVKKTGHDPIILNFD; from the exons ATGGCGGGCGTCGAGTTGCGGGCGGCGCTGGAGCAGCGGCTCAGCGCCCTGGCCATCCGCACGGAGGTCGTGGAGCACCCGGAG GTGTTTACAGTTGAAGAAATGATGCCTCATATCCAACATTTGAAAGGAGCACACAGTAAGAACTTATTtcttaaagacaaaaagaaaaaaggctatTGGCTGGTGACAGTTCTTCATGATAGACAAATTAATTTGAATGATCTTGCCAAGCAGTTAGGTGTTGGGAGTGGAAATCTGCGGTTTGCTGATGAAACAGCCATGCTAGAAAAACTAAAAGTTGGCCAAGGTTGTGCCACACCGCTGGCACTCTTCTGTGATGATGGAGATGTGAAATTTGTTTTGGATTCTGCTTTTTTGGATGGTGGACATGAAAAGGTGTACTTTCATCCAATGACTAATGCTGCGACCATGGGATTGAGCCCTGAAGACTTTCTCACATTTGTGAAGAAGACAGGACATGATCCCATAATACTAAATTTTGATTAA